The DNA region GACGCTTTTTACACCCTTCCACACGAGGTGTTCCAGCGCGTGCTTCAAGATCATATCGGCAAGACCCGTTCCCCTCTTTGGCTTTATCACTCCCATGGAATCTATCCTTCCACGGTCCTTTCTTATACACAGCAGAACAAAACCCACCGGTTTTTCTTCTTCGAAGAACACAAAAGAATCTTCCAGAGAAATGGAATTTTCTCTCACGTCGAGGTTGAAGTTGTACACATCCCAGTTCACAGGAACCGCGTAGTCCTTGAACACCTCGTTCACCAGATTCACAAGATCGATAGCGGAAACTTCACTTGCCTTCTTTATAGTCACCCCATGAGGTTCAATCCCCCCCGCTTGTTGTCGGAAGATGGTACATTTCCTGCCTTCTTCATGGCCTCTTTCCAGACCTCTAGAAGCTCCGAGAGCATTCCCTCGACTTCTCTGATCTTCTCCAGGTCTTTTTTAACGTTTCCTTCAATCAGTCTCTGGAACATGTAGTTGTAAAGCGCCCTCAGGTTCTGGGCGATGGTTCCCCCTTTTTCCATGTTCAGAGAAAGGTTGAGTTCTGTGATTATGTCCTGTGCACGTGTGACCTTCTTGCTGAACTCAACGAATTTCTTCTCTTCCAGCAGTTTTTCCGATTCTTTCAAAACCTCTATCGCTTTCTCGTAGAGCATCTGAACGAGTTTCGCCGGACTTGCAGTCGTGATCATCTTCTCAAGATACGCGTTCTCTTTCATCCTTTTTTTTCACCTCTCAGGATGCCTCTTTTTTGAGAAGATCCTCAACCTTTTTGAAGAACTCCTCGTAGTAAGCGAAAACGTCTTTCAGCTCTCCATCTATGAGATCGGATATCTTCACAAGATCTTTACTCTGAAGGGCGTTCACAAAGTCCGTCAGGATGCGTACAAGATGTTCTTCGTTCACACTCAAACCCAGCTCTTTCGGACTGATGCCAGTGATTCTGATGGTGTTCATCCGAACGTTCTCCATGGCGTTAAGCCCTTCCGCAAGATCGTTTATGCTTCTGTATCCCTCGCTGGTTCCTGCAATAACGGCGTCTGCTACTCCCCCAAGTAAGGGTTTCACCCTCTCTATGTACCTGAGCACTTCCTCTATCGTTTCGAGTAGAAATTCCTTCAGAGGAGCAAGTTCGAGCTCTATTTCCATATCGTCACTGATCTCCAGGCGTTTTACCTCTTCCAATCTTGTGAGGGAGTACTCCTCATCGTTTATCACAATTTTCTTCACCACCAGATTTCCTTTTTCTTCTCTGACACGGTCCAGAAGTTCTCCAAAGGTTCTTACATTCTCCGTATCGACGGTGATTTCTTCTCCATTCACGATGATCTTCATTTTATCACTCCCTTTACAAAGAAATATCGGGTCAAAGCACAGATCGTCTTTGAATCTTCTATCTCCGCGTTCTTGAGCAAAGACAGCACCTTCTCCACAGGAATTTTCTTTACCTCGATGAACTCATCTGGATCGGTGTTCTGGGAAGTTTCTTCCAGTTCTTCTGCCACGAATATGTGTATCACTTCCGTGGTGAAGCCGGGCGTCGTGAAGATCTTTCCCAGATAGGAAAATTTCTTCGCCTGATAACCTGTTTCTTCCTCAAGCTCCCTTTTTGCACACTCTTCCGGTGATTCTCTAGG from Thermotoga sp. includes:
- a CDS encoding NUDIX hydrolase — its product is MKFYEQKIESKRVFEGKMISVRVDRVRLPNGEESTREVVDHPGAVVIVPVLGEEIIFVEQYRYPIEQELLELPAGKMDPRESPEECAKRELEEETGYQAKKFSYLGKIFTTPGFTTEVIHIFVAEELEETSQNTDPDEFIEVKKIPVEKVLSLLKNAEIEDSKTICALTRYFFVKGVIK
- the fliS gene encoding flagellar export chaperone FliS, with the translated sequence MKENAYLEKMITTASPAKLVQMLYEKAIEVLKESEKLLEEKKFVEFSKKVTRAQDIITELNLSLNMEKGGTIAQNLRALYNYMFQRLIEGNVKKDLEKIREVEGMLSELLEVWKEAMKKAGNVPSSDNKRGGLNLMG